The uncultured Cohaesibacter sp. genome window below encodes:
- a CDS encoding ATP-binding protein: MTVSIDLGTMKLGQPAHMDLEELLATRLLVQGNSGSGKSHLLRRLLEQSAKWVQQVIIDPEGDFVTLAEKYGHAVVDAVGTEADLTMIAARVRQHRISAVLNLEGLDADRQMRAAAAFLNGLFDIDRQYWYPALVIVDEAQLFAPAAGGEVSEEARRASLGAMTNLMCRGRKRGLAGIIATQRLAKLAKNVAAEASNFLMGRTFLDIDMARAADLLGLERRQAETFRNLERGQFVALGPALYRRSETVTIGAVETSARSSSPKLMPLPDVQHDNIDELLFKPGSDDDPRPALTPPAKTTAEVMQQLANLRLDQKFGGEKEPQLDLDPGISSEEREAILHKILTDLLDDPEAAYQPVSVLYQDFQVRCRIEKTLKTTPDLQEFRQLLAVARAGVDAMEETLDEDQWKQAGVIADQLPEDMRGVYLLLAKAALGKKPCPTNLELATAYGTRSPSRARFLLTYMEERGYLVCANDLRGNRIVTLKDLGVQTEPGNPD, encoded by the coding sequence ATGACAGTCAGTATCGATCTAGGAACCATGAAGCTTGGCCAACCGGCGCATATGGATCTGGAAGAACTGCTGGCGACACGCCTCCTGGTTCAGGGCAATTCCGGTTCGGGCAAATCCCATCTTTTGCGCCGCCTGCTTGAGCAGAGCGCCAAGTGGGTCCAGCAGGTGATCATCGATCCGGAAGGCGACTTCGTCACGCTGGCCGAGAAATACGGCCACGCGGTGGTCGACGCCGTCGGCACCGAAGCGGACCTGACGATGATTGCCGCCCGCGTGCGTCAGCACCGTATTTCTGCCGTGCTCAATCTGGAAGGCCTTGATGCGGACCGCCAGATGCGCGCTGCCGCCGCCTTTCTCAATGGCCTGTTCGACATCGACCGGCAATATTGGTATCCGGCACTGGTTATCGTGGACGAGGCCCAGCTGTTTGCCCCGGCGGCCGGTGGCGAGGTCAGCGAAGAGGCCCGCCGCGCCTCGCTTGGCGCCATGACCAACCTGATGTGCCGCGGACGCAAGCGCGGCTTGGCCGGGATCATTGCCACCCAGCGCCTTGCCAAGCTTGCCAAGAACGTCGCCGCAGAAGCCTCCAACTTCCTCATGGGCCGCACCTTTCTTGATATCGACATGGCGCGCGCCGCCGATCTTCTCGGCCTCGAGCGCCGTCAGGCAGAGACCTTCCGCAACCTAGAAAGAGGCCAGTTCGTCGCTCTCGGCCCGGCGCTCTACCGGCGCTCGGAAACCGTCACCATCGGCGCGGTGGAAACGTCGGCCCGGTCATCAAGCCCCAAGCTCATGCCCCTGCCCGACGTGCAGCATGACAACATCGATGAACTGCTGTTCAAGCCCGGCTCCGATGATGATCCCCGACCCGCGCTGACGCCCCCGGCCAAGACCACAGCCGAGGTCATGCAGCAGCTGGCCAATCTGCGCCTTGATCAGAAATTCGGTGGCGAGAAGGAGCCTCAGCTCGATCTCGATCCAGGCATCAGTTCAGAGGAACGCGAGGCGATCCTGCACAAGATCCTCACCGATCTGCTCGACGACCCGGAAGCCGCCTATCAGCCGGTATCTGTTCTCTATCAGGATTTTCAGGTTCGCTGCCGCATCGAGAAAACCCTCAAGACCACGCCGGACCTGCAGGAATTCCGCCAGTTGCTCGCAGTCGCCCGGGCCGGTGTCGACGCGATGGAAGAAACCCTCGACGAGGACCAGTGGAAACAGGCAGGCGTCATCGCCGACCAACTGCCCGAAGACATGCGCGGGGTCTATCTTCTGCTCGCCAAGGCGGCGCTCGGCAAGAAGCCATGCCCGACCAACCTCGAGCTGGCAACGGCCTATGGCACCCGTTCCCCGTCCCGCGCCCGCTTCCTGCTGACCTATATGGAGGAGCGCGGCTATCTGGTCTGCGCCAACGACCTGCGTGGCAACCGCATCGTCACCCTCAAGGACCTCGGCGTCCAGACCGAACCGGGCAACCCGGACTGA
- a CDS encoding RNHCP domain-containing protein has protein sequence MFYDEGSSGRKRFRTDRHSYSKKKKLNNNRWQAADREFRCAHCKQMVFPTSDMGTVHRNHCPHCLHSLHVDTRPGNRASSCRARMEPVGLTIKHNGVDKYGRERGGDIMIVHACTGCGSVNINRIAADDCCDALLMLFKRSQIMSWEQWQRIEKTGIRLLRAEQAEQLQTALFGKTRSP, from the coding sequence ATGTTTTACGACGAAGGCTCATCCGGGCGGAAACGATTCCGCACCGACAGGCACTCCTATAGCAAGAAAAAGAAACTCAACAACAATCGATGGCAGGCCGCAGACCGGGAGTTTCGATGCGCCCACTGCAAGCAGATGGTTTTTCCGACCTCTGACATGGGCACCGTGCATCGCAATCACTGCCCCCATTGTCTGCACTCTCTGCATGTCGATACCAGACCGGGCAATCGGGCCTCTTCATGCCGAGCGCGCATGGAGCCGGTCGGGTTGACCATCAAGCACAACGGTGTTGACAAATATGGCCGGGAGCGGGGCGGGGACATCATGATTGTCCATGCCTGCACCGGCTGTGGCAGCGTCAATATCAACCGCATAGCCGCAGACGACTGCTGTGACGCGCTTCTCATGCTGTTCAAACGATCCCAGATCATGAGTTGGGAACAATGGCAAAGGATCGAGAAGACCGGCATCAGGCTATTGCGGGCAGAACAGGCAGAGCAGCTTCAGACTGCCCTGTTTGGCAAAACCAGGTCACCATAG
- a CDS encoding helix-turn-helix domain-containing protein gives MLKKSRFSANCPSRLLFADIADKWSMMILCVLDDEPRRFNDIKRRLEGVSQKSLTQALRKLERNGLVLRRVRNSSPIAVEYQLTELGRSLMKPLSALYQWTSCNMDAVSAARLAFDAERA, from the coding sequence ATGCTGAAGAAAAGCCGGTTTTCTGCCAATTGTCCGAGCCGTCTGCTGTTTGCTGACATTGCAGATAAATGGTCTATGATGATCCTGTGTGTACTGGATGACGAGCCTAGGCGGTTCAATGACATCAAGCGTCGGCTTGAAGGCGTTTCACAGAAATCCCTGACCCAGGCGTTGCGCAAGCTCGAACGGAACGGCTTGGTGTTGCGCAGGGTGCGCAATTCATCGCCCATTGCGGTGGAGTATCAACTGACCGAACTTGGCCGCTCCCTGATGAAGCCGCTTTCCGCTCTCTATCAGTGGACAAGTTGCAACATGGATGCGGTGAGCGCGGCGCGCCTGGCGTTCGACGCCGAGCGGGCCTGA
- a CDS encoding NADH:flavin oxidoreductase, with product MTDIDTSSLFRPFSIGSLELKNRIVMAPMTRNQAPDGIPNEKNAEYYRRRAEGEVGLILSEGTVIDRPASRNLPNVPFFHGEAALAGWKTVIDAVHAAGGAMGPQLWHTGSTRSGDWDPGVDVESPSGLIGPDNPRGKVMSDADIADTIAAFASAAKSARDLGFDLAELHGAHGYLIDQFFWEGTNKRDDNWGGPSLMDRSRFALEVVKACRAAVGSDYPLVLRISQWKQQDYAAKLAKTPAEMESWLTALADAGVDVFHCSQRRFWEPEFPDVDGEEGLNFAGWAKKLTGKTTISVGSVGLSTDFLSSFGGEDASSTGLDKLIRRMERDEFDLIAVGRALISDAGWASKVHDNHIEGIVSFERPHLATLA from the coding sequence ATGACAGATATTGATACAAGCAGCCTGTTTCGCCCCTTCTCCATTGGCTCTCTTGAGCTGAAGAACCGCATCGTCATGGCCCCCATGACGCGGAACCAAGCGCCGGATGGCATTCCCAACGAAAAGAATGCCGAGTATTACCGTCGCCGAGCCGAGGGGGAGGTTGGCCTCATTCTCTCCGAGGGCACAGTGATCGACCGCCCGGCATCGCGCAACCTGCCCAACGTGCCGTTTTTCCATGGCGAGGCCGCCCTAGCTGGCTGGAAAACCGTCATTGACGCCGTTCACGCTGCTGGGGGTGCCATGGGCCCACAGCTCTGGCACACAGGTTCGACCCGCAGCGGCGACTGGGATCCGGGCGTGGACGTGGAAAGCCCGTCCGGCCTGATCGGCCCGGACAATCCGCGCGGCAAGGTGATGAGCGATGCCGATATCGCCGATACCATCGCAGCCTTTGCCTCGGCGGCCAAAAGCGCCAGGGATCTTGGATTCGATCTGGCAGAATTGCATGGTGCCCATGGCTATCTCATCGACCAGTTTTTCTGGGAAGGCACCAACAAGCGCGACGACAACTGGGGTGGCCCCAGCCTGATGGACCGCTCCCGCTTCGCTCTGGAGGTCGTCAAGGCTTGCCGTGCGGCCGTTGGCTCCGATTATCCGCTGGTGCTGCGCATCAGCCAGTGGAAACAGCAGGACTACGCTGCCAAGCTGGCCAAGACCCCAGCCGAAATGGAAAGCTGGCTGACCGCATTGGCTGACGCCGGTGTCGACGTCTTCCACTGCTCCCAGCGTCGCTTCTGGGAGCCGGAATTCCCCGATGTGGACGGTGAAGAGGGCCTCAACTTTGCCGGCTGGGCCAAGAAACTGACGGGCAAGACGACCATCAGCGTCGGCTCGGTTGGCCTTAGCACCGACTTCCTGTCGTCCTTCGGTGGCGAAGACGCTTCCTCGACCGGTCTCGACAAGCTGATCAGACGCATGGAGCGCGATGAATTCGACCTCATCGCTGTCGGCCGCGCCCTGATCAGCGATGCTGGCTGGGCTTCGAAAGTGCACGACAATCACATTGAAGGGATCGTCTCCTTCGAGCGCCCCCATCTGGCAACGCTCGCCTGA
- the mnmA gene encoding tRNA 2-thiouridine(34) synthase MnmA, translating into MMLNSLDLPGRPEDTRVVVAMSGGVDSSVTAALLKHQGYDVIGVTMQLYDHGKAMHRVGACCAGTDIQDARRVAEHLGIPHYVLDYESRFKEAVIDRFAESYLAGETPVPCVTCNQTVKFEDLLEAAKEFGADCMATGHYISSRMVGNRRVLFRPSDEDRDQTYFLFATTQDQIDFLRFPLGGMSKPEARQLAHDLGLVVADKKDSQDICFVPTGKYTDIIERLHPGAAEPGKIVHIDGTVLGDHKGIIHYTVGQRRGLGVSYGGGPLYVVKLDPNQKHVIVGPREALITRRLKLRDVNWLGPQTVAEFPAEGLEIYAKVRSTRPPKEALLFALPNGEFEVELLDGEEGVAPGQACVFYEGLAKEAQLWGGGWIDRTITEVAIPEIVGAA; encoded by the coding sequence TTGATGCTGAACAGTCTCGATTTGCCTGGTCGCCCCGAAGACACCCGTGTTGTTGTTGCCATGTCTGGCGGCGTTGACTCGTCCGTCACTGCAGCGCTCTTGAAACATCAGGGCTATGATGTCATCGGCGTGACCATGCAGCTTTATGATCATGGCAAGGCCATGCACCGCGTTGGTGCCTGCTGCGCCGGTACCGATATCCAGGATGCGCGCCGCGTGGCCGAGCATCTGGGCATTCCACACTATGTGCTGGATTACGAAAGCCGTTTCAAGGAAGCGGTGATCGATCGGTTTGCGGAAAGCTATCTGGCTGGGGAAACGCCGGTGCCATGCGTGACCTGCAACCAGACCGTCAAGTTCGAGGATCTGCTGGAAGCGGCCAAGGAATTCGGTGCCGACTGCATGGCGACCGGCCACTATATTTCATCCAGAATGGTAGGTAACCGCCGGGTTCTGTTCCGTCCGTCCGATGAAGACCGCGATCAGACCTATTTCCTGTTTGCGACTACGCAGGATCAGATCGACTTCCTGCGCTTTCCGCTCGGGGGCATGTCCAAGCCGGAAGCCAGACAGCTGGCCCATGACCTGGGGCTTGTCGTGGCCGACAAGAAGGACAGTCAGGACATCTGCTTCGTGCCGACCGGCAAATACACGGACATCATCGAGCGCTTGCATCCGGGCGCTGCCGAGCCAGGAAAGATCGTACATATCGATGGTACTGTGCTGGGAGATCACAAGGGGATCATCCATTATACCGTCGGCCAGCGCCGCGGTTTGGGCGTTTCCTACGGTGGCGGGCCGCTCTATGTGGTCAAGCTCGATCCGAACCAGAAGCATGTGATTGTTGGGCCGCGCGAGGCACTGATCACCCGCCGCTTGAAGCTGCGCGACGTCAACTGGCTCGGGCCGCAGACCGTCGCAGAGTTTCCAGCCGAAGGGCTCGAGATCTATGCCAAGGTCCGTTCGACCCGTCCGCCCAAGGAGGCGCTGCTGTTTGCGTTGCCCAATGGCGAGTTCGAGGTGGAACTGCTTGATGGCGAAGAAGGCGTGGCGCCGGGACAGGCTTGTGTCTTCTATGAAGGTCTTGCCAAGGAAGCACAGCTATGGGGCGGCGGCTGGATTGATCGCACCATCACCGAAGTGGCCATTCCGGAGATTGTCGGGGCTGCCTGA
- a CDS encoding flagellar hook-length control protein FliK, which produces MIPAQNAKASYASRGFGDTQAKNSSNAQDTSSSFESHLKSETVRQDTRSERSNAADSGQIRNVRGTEAARSERQTATHRAASETKADNRSQRADRTDASPEAPAEPSSANDDSATATVPASETAAAPAETTATDTRSEPAPEETVADAGDSSGETQVATLQPENLPQTGDLPTPDDQMVAPPAPPLAPTVPDDSEAMDATTDGTGDAIASDSEASDAVAAPADDTPDVSADDQDVAEDTPPPMPTMAPVAGMPGAVPPPIVADADSSNQTVEAQPSAPVPPRAPLEDGAEASGAAEQAANTPESSDGQSTDQPSVTAASGTGAGSVDAAALPDAPQPVIPPMAEDAASAVGNDQQPPLMPPLEGSEAGAANITDSAATQVNESTVASSTDARDVDATSTSEAATETELASAAPSSIDTVDATAAPTGTRATDAAAADTGPAPAEAPLKPAPKASEQPDDAMDAIASSQTAEETTDTAAVAVSDEAPVADAEASDDSRSIDGHKHQPQADSAKADAAVMAAAAAKADGAEVDAGTDTEAETAKTNVTAAQQAQVGSTAEAGAQIAKAQGRQTADGQQQPATPPAQANQTAQTNATGSQTRSEVPSANANSDAAETKPEESRSAARNAPKGEAFSKMMAMVDDKATITTNSTGASDLTSSTMATASSTVRLTSMDGLAQTGQTAQQISLANSNAIAAEISKFARKGETRFEIRLDPADLGKIDVRMTIGSDGHTRTHLYVERPETLDMLMRDQRFLERSLQQSGVNLQNQSLDYSLMDQGNQGWQMAGQDQSAYEQDYSDQSSATEESDDTTISAPQTSRYAARYVATGGLNLVI; this is translated from the coding sequence ATGATTCCCGCACAGAATGCCAAGGCGAGCTACGCCTCGCGCGGTTTCGGGGACACGCAAGCCAAAAACAGTTCCAACGCTCAGGACACCAGCTCCTCCTTCGAGAGCCACCTCAAAAGCGAGACCGTACGGCAGGACACCCGTTCAGAGCGCAGCAACGCGGCCGACTCCGGGCAGATCCGCAATGTTCGAGGAACCGAGGCCGCGCGCAGCGAACGTCAGACCGCCACCCACCGCGCTGCATCGGAAACCAAGGCAGACAATCGCTCCCAGAGAGCAGACCGTACGGATGCGTCACCAGAAGCGCCAGCAGAGCCATCCAGCGCGAATGACGACAGCGCAACGGCAACCGTGCCAGCATCCGAAACGGCAGCAGCTCCGGCAGAGACGACCGCCACTGACACGAGGTCCGAACCGGCGCCTGAGGAGACTGTCGCAGATGCCGGGGATAGTTCCGGCGAAACGCAAGTCGCCACTCTGCAACCGGAAAACCTCCCGCAAACGGGCGACCTGCCCACGCCCGATGACCAGATGGTTGCACCCCCGGCTCCACCGTTGGCTCCCACTGTGCCTGACGATTCTGAGGCAATGGATGCAACAACCGATGGAACCGGTGATGCGATCGCCTCTGACTCTGAAGCCTCGGATGCCGTAGCGGCACCAGCCGACGACACACCGGACGTGTCAGCGGACGATCAGGACGTTGCCGAGGACACACCTCCGCCGATGCCAACCATGGCTCCGGTCGCAGGCATGCCTGGGGCTGTTCCTCCTCCAATTGTGGCCGATGCAGACAGCAGTAATCAGACTGTAGAGGCCCAGCCGTCCGCGCCAGTCCCTCCAAGGGCTCCACTTGAAGACGGAGCAGAGGCCAGCGGCGCTGCCGAACAGGCTGCCAATACACCAGAAAGCTCCGACGGCCAGTCAACAGACCAACCATCCGTGACAGCAGCATCCGGAACAGGCGCCGGATCGGTTGACGCAGCTGCATTGCCGGACGCTCCTCAGCCTGTCATACCGCCGATGGCCGAGGATGCTGCCAGCGCAGTTGGCAATGATCAGCAGCCACCGCTGATGCCGCCTCTTGAAGGGAGCGAGGCCGGCGCAGCCAACATCACGGACAGCGCTGCAACGCAAGTGAACGAAAGCACTGTAGCCTCCAGCACGGATGCTCGCGATGTTGACGCGACGTCAACAAGTGAAGCTGCCACGGAAACGGAACTGGCATCCGCCGCACCGTCCAGTATCGATACGGTCGACGCAACAGCTGCGCCCACCGGGACCAGGGCCACTGATGCTGCCGCGGCAGACACCGGACCTGCTCCTGCTGAAGCTCCGCTCAAACCGGCTCCGAAAGCCAGCGAGCAACCGGACGACGCAATGGACGCCATCGCTTCCAGCCAGACGGCAGAAGAGACGACCGACACGGCAGCCGTTGCCGTCAGCGATGAGGCGCCGGTTGCCGACGCCGAAGCATCTGACGACTCCCGGAGCATCGACGGGCACAAACACCAGCCACAAGCGGATTCAGCCAAAGCCGATGCTGCCGTCATGGCCGCAGCAGCAGCCAAGGCTGACGGTGCAGAAGTGGATGCTGGCACCGATACCGAAGCAGAGACAGCAAAGACAAATGTCACTGCTGCACAGCAGGCTCAGGTCGGATCAACCGCAGAAGCGGGTGCTCAGATTGCCAAGGCTCAGGGCCGGCAGACCGCCGATGGTCAGCAGCAACCGGCCACTCCGCCCGCACAGGCCAACCAGACCGCACAGACCAACGCCACCGGCTCGCAAACCCGGTCTGAGGTCCCGAGTGCCAACGCCAACAGTGATGCAGCCGAAACCAAGCCAGAAGAAAGCCGGAGTGCCGCCCGCAACGCTCCAAAGGGCGAGGCCTTTTCCAAGATGATGGCCATGGTGGACGACAAGGCGACGATCACCACAAACAGCACCGGCGCCTCTGATCTGACATCCTCGACAATGGCGACCGCCAGCTCTACCGTACGCCTGACCAGCATGGACGGCCTTGCTCAGACCGGTCAGACCGCCCAGCAGATCAGCCTTGCCAATTCCAATGCAATTGCGGCGGAAATCTCTAAATTCGCTCGAAAAGGCGAGACCCGTTTCGAAATCCGCCTCGACCCGGCAGATCTTGGCAAGATCGATGTGCGCATGACCATCGGATCGGATGGCCACACCCGCACCCACCTCTATGTCGAGCGGCCCGAGACCCTCGACATGCTGATGCGGGACCAGCGGTTCCTGGAGCGCAGCCTGCAGCAGAGCGGCGTCAACCTGCAGAACCAGAGCCTCGATTACTCCCTGATGGATCAGGGCAATCAGGGCTGGCAGATGGCCGGGCAGGATCAATCCGCCTATGAGCAGGACTATTCGGATCAATCCTCGGCGACCGAAGAATCCGACGACACCACAATATCAGCACCTCAGACCTCCCGCTATGCCGCGCGTTATGTCGCGACCGGCGGCCTGAACCTGGTAATCTGA
- a CDS encoding flagellar hook capping FlgD N-terminal domain-containing protein translates to MTSIGSIASQAVTSASTDNTNLIQNYETFLTVLTTQLQHQDPMDPMDSSQFTQQLVQFSSVEQQIKSNEQLENLASMMTSSNALGVLNFVGTTVKVDGAQGHLNSYGSTTYTFTADNAGTADITIRNANGEVVYTRSGVSIEEGEQTFNWSGTDNSGNRLPNGTYTINFDAMNDEGVAEINFDTDMVGVVTDVDLSSAVPMLIVNGQSIQTSQIKSVGIEASS, encoded by the coding sequence ATGACCTCTATCGGATCCATCGCCTCGCAAGCCGTTACAAGCGCGTCCACAGACAACACGAATCTCATCCAGAACTATGAGACCTTTCTGACCGTGCTGACCACGCAGCTTCAACATCAGGACCCCATGGACCCCATGGATTCCAGTCAGTTCACCCAGCAGCTGGTTCAGTTTTCCAGCGTCGAGCAGCAGATCAAGTCCAACGAGCAGCTTGAGAATCTTGCCAGCATGATGACTTCGTCCAATGCGCTCGGTGTTCTCAATTTCGTCGGCACGACAGTCAAGGTTGATGGCGCCCAGGGGCATCTTAACAGCTACGGCTCGACAACCTACACCTTCACGGCGGACAATGCCGGCACGGCCGACATAACCATTCGCAACGCCAACGGCGAAGTTGTCTACACCCGCAGCGGTGTCAGCATCGAGGAAGGGGAGCAAACCTTCAACTGGAGCGGAACCGACAACTCAGGCAACCGGCTGCCCAATGGCACCTACACGATCAACTTCGACGCCATGAACGATGAGGGTGTAGCAGAAATCAACTTCGACACCGATATGGTCGGCGTGGTGACGGATGTCGATCTGTCGTCCGCAGTTCCGATGCTGATCGTCAACGGCCAGTCCATTCAGACATCGCAAATCAAGTCAGTTGGCATCGAGGCAAGCTCCTGA
- a CDS encoding DUF1153 domain-containing protein — protein sequence MTDQIRARVKYVIGPDGSPLTVADLPPANTRRWVIRRKAEVVAAVRGGLLSLEEACQKYTLTVEEFLSWQSSIDQHGLAGLRATRVQQYR from the coding sequence ATGACCGATCAAATACGTGCTAGAGTAAAATACGTCATCGGCCCCGATGGGAGTCCCTTGACTGTCGCAGATCTCCCACCTGCCAATACCAGGCGCTGGGTTATCAGGCGAAAAGCCGAAGTTGTTGCTGCCGTTCGCGGTGGCCTGCTCAGCCTCGAAGAGGCTTGTCAGAAATATACTTTGACGGTTGAGGAATTTCTCAGCTGGCAGAGTTCCATCGATCAGCATGGTCTGGCAGGTCTGAGAGCAACGCGGGTTCAACAATACCGGTAG
- the fliF gene encoding flagellar basal-body MS-ring/collar protein FliF, which yields MNGIFDFFKTLGPARLAAMGVVTAVLIGFFAFIMMRVSEPTLSPLYTDLSFEDSIQITKLLDAQNIKHEVLDEGAVILAPKEDIVKLRMQLAESGLPTGGNVGYEIFDKTETLGTTSFIQNVNHLRALEGELSRSIRTIRNVRQARVHLVMPKGELFKRDQKQPTASIAVKLQGNLNTAQIQAIQHLVGSAVEGLDPENVTIVDERGRLLASGRGNDESYMSAHMEERQVQLENRLRSQVDEIVSSIVGQGRTRIEVAAEMNFNKVTETNDLYDPDGQVVRSTQSRTENANSKDQESNAGVTVGNQLPDANANDQPAGSQENSATTEELVNYEISRKTTTEVIQGGRIERLSVAVLVDGTYEKNANGELVYTPRTPAELEQIATLVRSAVGFDQTRGDKVEVINLQFAESPQTVFDETGDELFAFTKDDYMRFTELGVMFIMTLLVLFMVVRPLMKRMFDKSDDQKDDLDVIIGPDGVAMIKGESGALIPAPHGDDDAKHPTMHAIELAQLQGALQADTLIKVGDLVKENPEEAAKIIRLWLQDAA from the coding sequence GTGAACGGAATATTCGACTTCTTCAAAACGCTCGGCCCCGCCCGTCTGGCTGCGATGGGGGTGGTGACCGCCGTTTTGATCGGATTCTTCGCCTTCATCATGATGCGGGTGAGCGAACCGACCCTTTCACCGCTCTACACAGACCTGTCGTTCGAAGATTCCATCCAGATCACCAAGCTGCTCGATGCCCAGAACATCAAACACGAAGTCCTTGATGAAGGGGCCGTCATTCTGGCGCCGAAAGAAGACATCGTCAAACTGCGCATGCAGCTGGCCGAAAGCGGCCTGCCGACCGGCGGCAACGTCGGCTACGAGATTTTTGACAAGACCGAAACCCTTGGCACCACGAGCTTCATTCAGAATGTGAACCATCTGCGCGCCCTCGAAGGCGAGCTGTCCCGCTCCATCCGCACCATCCGCAATGTGCGTCAGGCCCGGGTTCACCTCGTCATGCCGAAAGGCGAGCTGTTCAAACGCGACCAGAAGCAGCCGACCGCCTCGATCGCCGTCAAGCTGCAGGGCAATCTGAACACCGCGCAGATTCAGGCAATCCAGCATCTGGTCGGTTCCGCCGTTGAAGGGCTGGACCCGGAAAACGTGACCATCGTCGACGAACGGGGCCGCCTGCTGGCATCCGGTCGCGGCAATGACGAAAGCTACATGTCCGCCCACATGGAAGAACGGCAGGTTCAGCTTGAAAACCGCTTGCGCAGCCAGGTTGACGAGATCGTTTCCTCGATCGTTGGCCAGGGCCGGACCCGCATCGAAGTCGCAGCCGAGATGAACTTCAACAAGGTCACGGAAACCAACGATCTTTACGACCCGGATGGTCAGGTGGTCCGCTCCACCCAGAGCCGCACGGAAAATGCCAACAGCAAGGACCAGGAAAGCAATGCCGGCGTAACGGTTGGCAATCAGCTGCCTGATGCCAACGCCAATGACCAGCCAGCCGGTTCGCAGGAAAATTCCGCAACGACGGAAGAGCTGGTCAATTATGAAATCTCGCGCAAGACCACGACGGAAGTCATTCAGGGCGGTCGCATCGAGCGCCTTTCTGTCGCCGTGCTGGTTGACGGCACCTACGAGAAGAACGCCAACGGCGAACTGGTCTATACCCCGAGGACGCCAGCAGAGCTGGAACAGATCGCAACGCTGGTTCGTTCCGCAGTCGGCTTTGATCAGACACGCGGCGACAAGGTTGAAGTGATCAACCTGCAGTTTGCCGAAAGTCCGCAGACAGTATTTGACGAAACGGGCGATGAGCTGTTTGCGTTTACCAAAGATGACTACATGCGCTTTACGGAACTGGGCGTCATGTTCATCATGACCCTGCTCGTCCTGTTCATGGTCGTTCGTCCGCTGATGAAACGCATGTTCGACAAGAGTGATGACCAGAAAGACGATCTGGATGTCATCATCGGTCCGGATGGCGTCGCCATGATCAAGGGTGAGAGCGGAGCGCTGATCCCGGCACCGCATGGTGACGATGATGCAAAGCATCCGACAATGCATGCCATTGAACTGGCACAGCTGCAGGGCGCCCTGCAGGCAGACACACTGATCAAGGTCGGCGATCTGGTCAAAGAAAACCCTGAAGAAGCAGCCAAGATCATCCGTCTCTGGTTGCAGGATGCAGCGTGA